Within the Oreochromis niloticus isolate F11D_XX linkage group LG14, O_niloticus_UMD_NMBU, whole genome shotgun sequence genome, the region TTTTCtagaaaaaaggacttttaaaacaaagacaaacactgtTTGCTTCATTTTGTGTCGGATCTGATGGGATGTGACATGATGTAAGAATTTCCTTCAGGATAAATAAAAttctattaaaatgaatgatttttttataACTCCTGTAAAGAAGTTGACCCCTCCCTGCCATGTTTCCAGGGGAATCTGAGATGATCTGAAGTCACGTAGAGTAACCAAACTAACTTGTTGATCCCTATTATACTAtataatctgtgtgtgtgtgtgtgtgtgtgtgtgtgtgtgtgtgtttattgccTGAAAGATACATTATATTACAGCATATATTTCTGTGGCACACAGGTCCTCTCTGGTCTCGgcaggtgtttttcttctgttttggtTAAATACAAATCAGCTAAACATTAATTCATCTCCACAGGAAGACACTTTCTCATAATTTAACAAACACATTTCAAGGTCAGCTGCTGTCAATCACTCTGTGAAACCTTACTACACCTACATGAAACTTTAGAGGACAGCACATGTTCATAAACGCCTCTGATCTTTGACATCTGTGTTCCATACAAGATCGGATTCATGAGCGGCTGCATCATGAGAAAATACAGAGACAGGAAGATTCTCAGAGCGCCGGGTAAACCCGTCGTATCGAACCTGCTCTGAAATATTTCAAAGCAACAACCAAAAGAAAAATTCAAGAGAGACACCAGCTGAGGCGTGCAGGTGGTGAGGCTTTTTTGTCTCATCTGTTTGGATCCATAAAAACACACTTTGAGGATTTTCATGTAAGAGAACAAGATGATAAGTGTGGGGACTATGATGGTGATAATAATGTCAAAAATCCCATAAACATTATTCACCTTTGTGCCAGAACAAGCCAGCCTAACCACCAGGTAATTCTGACAATACAAACTGTTTAAGAAGTTTCCACACAGCCTGAGACGCAGGTTTAAGGATAAAGCAATAAGAAATTTTACTAAAGAGTACGCCCACGTCACCATAATCAGAACAGCTGTACTGTTAGATGTCATTCGGGTGTTATACTGTAGAGGACAACAAATAGCGAGGTATCTGTCATAAGACATGATGGCTAAGTTTGAAACTTCAACACTTCCATAAGTGTGAATGCAGAAGATCTGCAGGAAGcacagaggagcagaaacagT harbors:
- the LOC100690074 gene encoding olfactory receptor 4D1-like, which encodes MLNVTTPPLSYFILGAFMNVGSLKFFYLLLTLILYILIIAANTFLIVVICVNRSLHEPMYMFLCSLFVNELYGSTGLFPFLLLQILSDVHTVSAPLCFLQIFCIHTYGSVEVSNLAIMSYDRYLAICCPLQYNTRMTSNSTAVLIMVTWAYSLVKFLIALSLNLRLRLCGNFLNSLYCQNYLVVRLACSGTKVNNVYGIFDIIITIIVPTLIILFSYMKILKVCFYGSKQMRQKSLTTCTPQLVSLLNFSFGCCFEIFQSRFDTTGLPGALRIFLSLYFLMMQPLMNPILYGTQMSKIRGVYEHVLSSKVSCRCSKVSQSD